The following proteins are encoded in a genomic region of Bacillota bacterium:
- the dapA gene encoding 4-hydroxy-tetrahydrodipicolinate synthase — translation MKAELGTVITAMVTPFTDELELDRNKMAQLTDRLIDLGSDGLLVTGTTGESPTLNFDEKVALWQTVIKAARGRVPVMLGTGTNNTQDCIALTKKAEEVGGDAILLVTPYYNKPPQNALYEHFKAVAAATTLPVMIYNVPGRTARNIDPDTVVRLANDVPNIVALKEAGGSLDQVSEICRRVPSGFNVYSGDDSLTLPMLALGAKGIVSVASHLVAGQMREMISSFTEGNWEAAKDIHLKYFPVFKGLFFTTSPAPVKAALKLVGFPVGGLRQPLLPLTNKEEIYLESILKEAGLL, via the coding sequence GTGAAGGCAGAATTAGGTACCGTTATTACGGCTATGGTAACACCGTTCACAGACGAGCTTGAATTGGATCGGAACAAAATGGCCCAACTGACAGATCGGTTAATTGACCTGGGTTCCGATGGCTTGCTGGTGACAGGGACTACTGGTGAATCGCCCACATTGAATTTCGACGAAAAAGTTGCCTTGTGGCAGACTGTAATCAAGGCAGCTCGAGGACGGGTACCGGTGATGTTGGGTACAGGAACAAACAACACCCAGGACTGCATCGCTTTAACCAAAAAAGCAGAAGAAGTGGGTGGGGATGCGATACTGTTGGTTACTCCTTACTATAACAAACCACCCCAAAATGCCCTCTACGAACACTTCAAAGCAGTGGCCGCCGCAACAACACTACCGGTAATGATTTACAATGTTCCCGGCCGCACCGCCCGCAATATTGATCCAGATACGGTAGTTCGCTTAGCAAATGACGTCCCGAACATTGTTGCTCTTAAAGAGGCTGGGGGGAGCCTGGATCAAGTTTCCGAGATCTGCCGACGTGTCCCTAGCGGATTTAATGTCTACAGTGGAGATGACAGCCTCACTCTGCCCATGCTGGCCCTGGGAGCCAAAGGCATTGTCTCCGTAGCGTCCCACCTAGTGGCCGGCCAAATGCGAGAAATGATTTCTTCTTTTACTGAAGGTAACTGGGAAGCGGCTAAAGACATTCACCTAAAATATTTCCCAGTGTTCAAAGGCCTGTTTTTTACCACTAGCCCTGCACCGGTAAAAGCGGCCCTGAAACTGGTGGGTTTCCCTGTCGGCGGTCTGAGACAACCGCTGCTCCCGCTCACAAACAAAGAAGAGATCTATCTGGAAAGTATACTTAAAGAAGCAGGTCTTCTTTAA